From one Armatimonadota bacterium genomic stretch:
- a CDS encoding DUF5335 domain-containing protein: MSTIQIPRERWEEFLSSFSAKYQTRNVTVDFESNELGPQRLVDRKPLIALEPDIRDDKTKITVIVGDPEGGEPTALAHEVGKAVALWVKEDEEGRMEALDIETEDGRTIVQLV, translated from the coding sequence GTGAGCACCATTCAGATACCGCGCGAGCGATGGGAGGAATTCCTATCGTCTTTTAGTGCCAAGTATCAGACGCGAAACGTAACTGTTGATTTTGAAAGTAACGAGTTGGGTCCTCAGCGATTGGTTGATAGAAAACCTCTTATTGCGCTAGAACCGGATATCAGAGATGACAAAACTAAAATTACGGTAATTGTTGGTGATCCCGAAGGAGGAGAGCCTACCGCTCTTGCGCATGAAGTGGGCAAAGCCGTTGCGCTCTGGGTAAAAGAAGATGAGGAAGGACGGATGGAAGCACTCGATATCGAAACCGAGGACGGCAGAACCATAGTGCAGCTTGTTTGA